Proteins from one Thermococcus sp. M36 genomic window:
- a CDS encoding FprA family A-type flavoprotein, whose product MPGLRVEKILDDPELYLLRVDDDRIRYFEATWDIPEGITYNAYLMKLDDAVVLFDVTKGDYTDLFMEGLRKIIDPREITHIVIHHTEPDHTGALPAVLEANGYKARLIGTSFAKRFLEGFYGERVVENFQTIKDGEEMKIGGKTFRFITVPWLHWPDTMITYVVEERLLFSCDAGGGYGIPKDIDDSDEEVVREYLPHVTKYIVTVIGHYHKYIVQNIAKLKQLGIVTEARMILPGHGLVWRKNPVRIFEHYERVGAGTPTKDKVLVVYDSMYGFVERRMEVIIDELRKHGKKPIVYRFTDKEAPAVSDILGEVPDSEAIVIGASTYEAEIHPRIRYTLYEILDKANYEKPVLIVGAFGWAGVAGKKMETLITRSKFDLVDVVESRGMPRPEDEERLREGVRKLVAWIG is encoded by the coding sequence ATGCCTGGCCTGAGGGTTGAAAAGATACTCGACGACCCAGAACTGTACCTCCTCAGGGTCGACGATGACAGGATAAGGTACTTCGAGGCCACCTGGGACATTCCGGAGGGAATAACCTACAACGCCTATTTGATGAAGCTCGATGATGCCGTCGTCCTCTTCGACGTTACCAAGGGGGATTACACAGACCTATTCATGGAGGGCCTCAGAAAGATCATCGACCCCCGGGAGATAACCCACATCGTGATCCACCATACGGAGCCGGATCACACCGGTGCGCTTCCGGCGGTTCTTGAGGCCAACGGCTACAAAGCCAGGCTCATAGGTACAAGCTTCGCCAAGCGCTTCCTTGAGGGATTCTACGGCGAGAGGGTGGTGGAAAACTTCCAGACAATAAAGGACGGCGAGGAGATGAAGATAGGGGGGAAGACCTTCCGCTTCATAACCGTCCCCTGGCTCCACTGGCCGGACACCATGATAACCTACGTTGTGGAGGAGAGGCTCCTCTTCAGCTGCGATGCTGGGGGCGGCTACGGAATCCCCAAGGACATAGATGACAGCGACGAGGAGGTCGTCAGGGAGTACCTGCCCCACGTGACCAAGTACATAGTCACCGTCATCGGCCACTACCACAAGTACATCGTCCAGAACATAGCCAAGCTCAAACAGCTCGGGATAGTTACGGAGGCCAGAATGATACTCCCCGGACACGGGCTGGTGTGGCGGAAGAATCCAGTGAGGATATTCGAGCACTATGAGCGCGTTGGAGCTGGGACCCCAACTAAAGACAAGGTTCTGGTGGTATACGACTCAATGTACGGCTTTGTGGAGAGAAGGATGGAGGTCATCATAGACGAACTCAGGAAGCACGGCAAGAAGCCCATTGTTTACAGGTTCACAGACAAGGAGGCGCCGGCAGTCAGTGACATTCTCGGGGAGGTTCCCGACAGTGAGGCAATTGTCATAGGTGCATCCACCTACGAGGCGGAGATACACCCGCGCATAAGGTATACACTCTACGAGATACTCGACAAGGCCAACTATGAGAAGCCGGTCCTCATCGTCGGGGCTTTCGGCTGGGCGGGCGTTGCTGGAAAGAAGATGGAGACCCTGATAACGAGGAGCAAG
- a CDS encoding peroxiredoxin, protein MEVGEKAPDFVLKDQNGEEFRLSDFRGKKVLLSFHPLAWTGICEKQMKALEENYGHFEGLNVVPVGISVDPVPSKKAWAEHIGLKKLRILSDFWPHGEAAKLYRLFREKEGFSERANVLVDEEGKVIFFKVYPIREVPDLEEIFSLLEGT, encoded by the coding sequence ATGGAGGTTGGTGAAAAGGCTCCGGACTTTGTTTTGAAGGATCAGAACGGGGAGGAATTCAGACTGAGTGATTTCAGGGGGAAGAAGGTTCTGCTATCCTTCCACCCGCTGGCGTGGACTGGGATATGCGAGAAGCAGATGAAGGCCCTAGAGGAGAACTACGGGCACTTTGAGGGACTGAACGTCGTCCCCGTTGGCATAAGCGTTGACCCTGTGCCGAGCAAGAAGGCCTGGGCGGAGCACATCGGCCTCAAGAAGCTGAGGATTCTGAGCGATTTCTGGCCGCACGGTGAAGCGGCGAAGCTCTACAGGCTCTTCCGCGAAAAGGAAGGGTTCTCGGAGAGGGCCAACGTGCTGGTTGATGAGGAGGGGAAGGTCATATTTTTCAAGGTCTATCCGATAAGGGAGGTTCCGGATCTGGAGGAAATCTTCAGCCTGCTGGAAGGAACGTGA
- a CDS encoding thiamine pyrophosphate-dependent enzyme — MNAPTLPTGREAFEPKRPTSKDVAWCPGCGNFGIRNILISALAELGLKPSQVAIISGIGQAAKMPHYINANGYHTLHGRAIPIATGVKAANPKLTVIAEGGDGDMYAEGGNHLLHAIRRNPDITVLIHDNQIYGLTKGQASPTTMVGMKTPTQPWGVFEEPFNPVALAVALNASFVARTFMGYFKESVEIIKKAIQHKGLAIVDILHPCVSFNKVNTYAWYREHTYWMDDHDPYDREAAFKRAIETDPLPLGIFYINKKPTFEENVSAYRRDKRPLWQREPKLDLVERFFESKKL; from the coding sequence ATGAACGCTCCCACTTTGCCAACCGGCAGGGAGGCCTTTGAGCCCAAGAGGCCGACCAGTAAGGACGTTGCCTGGTGTCCGGGGTGCGGGAACTTTGGCATAAGGAACATACTCATCTCCGCTCTGGCAGAACTCGGCTTAAAGCCGAGCCAGGTGGCAATAATCAGCGGGATAGGACAGGCGGCAAAGATGCCCCACTACATCAACGCAAATGGATACCACACACTCCACGGAAGGGCAATACCGATAGCGACCGGTGTTAAAGCCGCAAACCCTAAGCTGACCGTCATAGCGGAAGGTGGAGACGGCGACATGTACGCTGAAGGTGGCAATCACCTGCTGCACGCGATAAGGCGCAACCCCGACATAACCGTCCTCATCCACGACAACCAGATATACGGTCTCACCAAAGGGCAGGCCTCGCCTACAACCATGGTGGGTATGAAGACGCCGACACAGCCCTGGGGCGTCTTCGAGGAGCCCTTTAATCCCGTCGCTTTAGCTGTCGCGTTAAACGCCTCCTTTGTCGCCAGAACATTCATGGGCTACTTCAAGGAGAGCGTCGAGATAATCAAGAAAGCCATCCAGCACAAAGGCCTCGCGATAGTTGATATCCTCCACCCGTGCGTCAGCTTCAACAAGGTGAACACCTACGCCTGGTACAGGGAGCACACCTACTGGATGGACGACCACGACCCTTACGACAGGGAGGCCGCCTTCAAGCGCGCGATAGAGACCGACCCCCTCCCGCTGGGAATCTTCTACATCAACAAGAAGCCCACCTTTGAAGAGAACGTGTCGGCCTACAGGAGGGACAAGAGACCGCTATGGCAGAGGGAACCAAAGCTCGACCTCGTGGAGAGGTTCTTCGAGTCCAAGAAGCTTTGA